The DNA region ATCGGGCAGGAAGATCCGCGCGGGCTTGGGCAACGGGCGGTACGGGATTCCGGGGACGACTTCCCGGACCCGGCTCTCCTCGTCGGATACGGTGCGCAGCGGTTCGAGGATCGTCCCGTCGGAGTCCACGTAGATCAGGTTGGCGTGGCGGCCGAACAGCTCGGCGTGCAGGGAGGTCTTCGCGTGCTCCGCGTCCGGGCGGCCGGAGACGAAGTCGATCCGCACGGAGCGATCGTACGGGGCGACGGAAAACCCCGCGATCCGCATCCCCTCCAGGTGCTTCCTGAGGAACTGGCAGAAGCGGGGCGGCGACGGCGGGTTCGGGGTCTTGCGCGTCGTAAGGTGGATGCGGCACAGTTCCGGGTCGGCGGACAGGAGCAGCCGCTTCTCCCCCCGGCCCCACAGTTCGAGGACGATCTCCTTCTCCCCCGGCTGGTGGACCTTCGAGACCAGCGCTCCGGGAATCTCCGCAGCCAGCTCCGCGATCACCTGTTTGAGGAGAAAGGCGTCCATCGCCCCACATTATAGGCCGGCTATAATGTCTATGGGAGGATGCCCGACATGCCGTACACCGACGCTCCCGGGTTCCGGGTGTATTACGAAGAATACGGGAGCGGGTTTCCGCTGCTCATGATCAACGGGCTGGGGAGCGACCACCTCGAGTGGCTTCATCAGCTGCCGGTGTTCGCGTCCCACGATCGGGTGGTCGTCTTCGACAACCGGGGAACCGGGATGACCGACGTTCCGCGCGGGCCGTACACGACGGCGCAGATGGCGGACGATGCGGCGTCGCTGCTGCGGGCTCTCGGTATCACCCGGGCCCACGTTCTGGGCGTTTCGCTGGGGGGGATGATCGCGCAGGAGGTCGCGCTGCGGCACCCCGATTTGGTCGATGGGTTAGTGCTTGGGTGCACGGGGCCGGGAGGGGAGCTCTCGGTCCGGCCGTCCCCGGAGGCGATGGCGGTGTTCGCCCTTGCGAAGGGGGAGGACCCGGAAGCGGAGTTGCGCCGGATGCTCCCGTTTCTCTACACCGACGCGTGCATCCGTGAGCGGCCCGAGGAGATCGAGGGGTTCGTCCGGAGGCGACTTGACCACCCGACGCCGCCGGAGGGGTACCTTGCCCAACTGTCCGCCGCGGTGACCCACGACGCATCGTCGCGGCTCGAGAAGATCCGGGCGAGGACGCTCGTCATCACGGGAGACGCGGACCGCCTCGTCCATTGGGAGAACTCGCATCGGCTCGCGGGACGGATCC from Deltaproteobacteria bacterium includes:
- a CDS encoding alpha/beta hydrolase, giving the protein MPYTDAPGFRVYYEEYGSGFPLLMINGLGSDHLEWLHQLPVFASHDRVVVFDNRGTGMTDVPRGPYTTAQMADDAASLLRALGITRAHVLGVSLGGMIAQEVALRHPDLVDGLVLGCTGPGGELSVRPSPEAMAVFALAKGEDPEAELRRMLPFLYTDACIRERPEEIEGFVRRRLDHPTPPEGYLAQLSAAVTHDASSRLEKIRARTLVITGDADRLVHWENSHRLAGRIPGAKLVVLPGAPHRLFAETADVFNREVLRFLS